Genomic segment of Mastomys coucha isolate ucsf_1 unplaced genomic scaffold, UCSF_Mcou_1 pScaffold23, whole genome shotgun sequence:
GGCCTAGGACATTGATTACTGGCACATTTTTGTTATACTTTTATACATTTAGACTCCACTTATCAactcaaacaatcaaacaaatgatAAAGGTTATAGAAAAAACAAAGGTAAAACTAAAAAAAGCAACAATGAATGGTGGAAGATTTGACAGTTATTGAAGTAAGTTAGATTATGTCCATATATTTATTAGTGTTTATATCATTTCTATCTTGAGGTGTATCTTTTTAATCTCCTGTATAAACTATAGAGAGTCCAAGTGGATGTCAAGGAGGAATAAATAACAAGAACATGGTTGGCAGTAAGGGAATGAATTCCCTTTTGGATAAATATATTTACCATCTATGTATTCTTTGTCTCCTCTGCAGATGCAACAAGCAACTGAAGCTCGCTTCTTCAGCTTGAAGAATTGATCTTGGCCAAGGATCACATTCTATACCTGCAATTCCAGAactagggaaactgaggaaagaataattatgaattcaagaccagtccAAGCAATACAGTGGGATTCTGTcacataaacaagcaaacaagcaaaaacaaaacaaaacaaaaaactataccaaaaaagaacatgtatttatttgtgtatattaataaaaattattattgtgttAAGTTGGGTTCTTTAATGGAGAATGTTACTTAAATTAAAATGGGAGTAAATCAAAGTGATAGGGAATATCAAGCTGTAGTTTCAAACTTTAGGGCTCATATTATGTCCACATTACTAGGGAAAAAAAGGGAATTAAGCTCTGGTGATAGGATGAAAGAAAGCTGTAGTTGTAGTTAGTGGTCAGCTTTTAATACccaacttgacagaatctggaGTATCTTAGAGACAAGACTCTGACCAAGCCAGTAAAGCATTATTGATTAGGTCAAGTGATAGAGGAAAACCTAGCCTAATACAGGGAAGGATCACATCCGAAGTTTAACCTTGGAAAGCTGTACATCGGAACCCATCGCTCTCTTCTTGATTATGAGCACTAATCCGTAAGTTCCTGGAAACTTAATGTTCAGAGTTTGTAGCCACAAAGCTCTGAAGCACAGTAAATCCACTTTTTCTTCAGTTGCATTTGTTGtatcattttcaaaataagagtGGTAGTAAGTAAGAGAGTATATAAATGACATGATATGCCTTGGACACATTAAGATATTATTTAAACATATATCAGAAAGGCTGCTGAGATGACTCAATGAGTCAATACTCTTGCCAATACCCTTTATGACAAGACTGAAACCTTCAGACTGATCCTTGGGTctcatggtaaaaggagaaaagtgactcattccacaagttgtcttctggcctccatacaggAGTggcatatggaaacacacacacacacacacacacacacacacacacacacaccacaggcaaATAAATGTTCTAAAAATCTTAATAGCATGTATTAGCAATGAAGTGTTTTAATCAGAATCCTGTTGCACTATTGGCTGTGGTGTATTGTTTTATAGCCAATATGGCATACTAATATGGTATTTATGAATTTCAGGGACCAATCtgtatatttaaacaaaatgattaaaaacatcacatcaaagaaatattttaatatttttattcattgcaTTAATATTCACAATACTTAAAACATGATaacaaaccaaaagcaaatgGAGAAGCAGAATGAAATGGCATTTCATTCAATCTGCAAATATGAATGTTATTCATGTTTAAAACCAAGAGTATTCTGCTTACGGCAATGTGGGTAGTTACTGTGGACATGACACCATgcaatgagaaagagagagtacaTAATTGCTCCATATACCTAAGATAGTCAGACTcatagacagagacaaacagcaaTGGCAGACactacaaaaggaagaaagggatatTGTTTAGTTTTgggttgttcttttcttttaacttgtATTATGAGGATAGGAGCTTGGCAGTGGTCTTTAAAGAATAAAGTGATTCTTTGCTTAGTGGTTCTGGTAGAAATAGGGATGAAGCATCATCATGGTAGATAACTTATCTATATCACAACATGGAGGAAGCACTGGAAGGGAAGTATCTGAACACATAATGGATCAAGCATGTTTGATAAAAACAAAGCATACCTGATTTATCAAACCAGAAACCAATAGCAGCACCTCCTAAGGGTGGCAGCCCAGTGGCGGAACTTGTAACTGTGGACTTTATTTTGTAATCATTTGTCTGTATAAAACCCAGCATTATGTAAAAAATTATTCCAGCACATGAATATTGACATGTTGAAACAATAGCAGATGGTAAATATTTAGTTGGTATAGtgctttagttttaaaaataaaaaaaaaaaaaaccaaccaaccaaacaaatcaaaatcTAGGAGTCAATGCCGACAGGAGCAAAATGCTGTCATAAGCAGGTTTGAACTGCACTGTAGTCCAAAAGGTGTTCAAGAtggtaaatttgttttgttttgttttttgccacaataaaaatatgaatatcaaaataaagtattattattaGGAAAATGAAGAATGGATCTCAACTAACTTACACAGATGAAAGTGAAGCCATTTGTTAATACTATAACATAAAAAGGAGGGTTAAGTGTGTTTTCAGGTCAGTGTGATTGTACAGCCTGCAACCTCAGCACTCATGAGACTGAGGCAAAAAGACCATGTCTTTGCAATCAGCCTGGGTCTATGaaactgttttcaaaaataattcatGATACTTGgtggaaaaaaaagtcattaaaagccATGGTATCAGCAACAAGAAGGAGATGAGGCTAGCTACAGTTTGCTTTTATACGAAATAGTCAATGACaggaaatatataaattaaacatcCTAAAATATTTGGAAGAAGGACAGTTGTGCAGCAAAATGATATCTTCTGGTCATAAAAAAGCTGCTGCCCTCATGAATTCAGGGCAGCTCTGGCTACCTCACAGGAACTCACTGTGTCTCTGCCTATCTCACAGGAAGTCATTGTGGCTCTGGCTATCTCTAGGAAGTCACTGTGGCTTTGGCTGTCTTAAAGGATGATGACCTCCCGATGAACTTACTATGGCTCTGACTATCTTCCACGGTAGCCCTACTATTAGTCCCATCAGCATTTCATCAGCTGTAGAAGAGTCTCTCCCTGGAGTACTATTGGCAGCTGAGGGAAGTTTGAAGAGTTGTTGTCAATTTCAACAGTGGAGCAACCACTGCTAAGCTTCTCGTGCTACATTAAACAACCTTCCACCTATGATCAGGAAAGGAATTAACAAATCACAATGGGACCCTCATAGAAACAATAGGGACTTGCTGGGCAATGCTCcagcaggagagaaagaggataaGAGTAGTAAACAGGTAGTGAAAATAGTTTCATTTCCTTCTGAATGGAACAGTCAAGCAAAATAATTTAAGCAGTTATTACCACTATTCAAAAAGTACAAATAATGTAGTGAAGTTCTATATAGAGTATAGGAGTGAGACAAGTTTGAGGGTCTAATTTTCAGTCTAAATTTTCAACACTGTGTTCATTTATTGAATTGTGTAATGTGTTAATATGACAAACATTCAAAGTTATAGCCTGCCATACATGATAGTTCTCAACATATCATACTATATATTTTCACTATGGTATTTTCAAGGAACAAGTTGATTGATTTCTAATACAATTGTCTGACACTGGCACTGTGGTAGCCCTTTGGATGGACTAAGGGAGTCTTGTGTTGTCAGTGAGGCAAGAATGATTCTGAAGGAGTTTCTGCAAAGGACAGGCTACAGgagggtggggagcagggagcTGGCCTGGATGTGGTTTCTCTTGTACTGAGGTCTTGAAGAggttaagaaacagaaaaggagaatcaTAGCTGAGTGCTTGCATTCTGCTCGCCGTTCTGCCGAGAAATGGGGAAGCTCTCTTCCTCTTGCTGTCAACAAATTTTCTACATGGACGTTCAGATTTCAAAGCTGGAAAAGTCCTTGTGGCTTAGTGAAGACAGGCCTGAACCTGCACCTAGTTCTTTGAAAGTGAGGTGTTAGTCCCTCCAATTAACTCCTGAGGGCAATAAGGCAAGGAAGGCTACTACAAGAAGGCAGACAGATGAAATTAGCAGCATTAGAATCATATCAAGTGTTGTATCAGGAATATGAACAATTCACAAAGAAAGCCACTAACATAAAGCATCCTGAACCATGAAAGTAAAGTATCAAAACAGCATTCTTTTGCAGTTTATAAACCTTTCCCTTATTTAACTTTTGTTACCAATATATATCCATAAGTTAGAGAGAAAGATTGTCCTGTGCATTTAACACACCACAATGTATACTGGTGTTTCCGGATAAATAATATCTAAAATTGACAAATAAACCTGCTGactcaaagaaatggaaataaaacctgGGTTTTGAGTTGGTAGTACCAGCATCAAGGTTTGGCCTCTCAGTCAGCGTCTCTATCAGCTGAAGCTCTGCGAATTGACACATTCTGGGTTGACCAAGTATCACCTCCTGGTCTCTTGTCTGTGCAAAGGACCATAGAGGTGCTAAGAAAAGCAACTCAGAGTGCATTTCGAAATTGTGCTAATGATAGACTAGATTGAGAATGAattgtgtgtgaatatacatttTCAGTTAGAAAACTTTGAAAAGTCAAGGAAAAACTCTGCTTATCAAAGCGAAGCCCTGTTGACTTTCTGGGCAAAGAGCAGGAGAGTCTGGCAAGAGGGAATTCTCAGTGAGACAGCACCATCGGTATGTTTCTGGGAACGAAAGGCAGACTGTTTCTCAGATTGCTTTCAGTTTCGGTGCTTTTTATGTCCAGAAATCCTGTACAGCCATGGCGGGTGAGTCCTTCCTTTATTTATGCTTGTGTTGAGGGAGTTACATACGGATTTCTGAGAGAAGAGATAACTACTTGGAAGGGCTTCATCAGAGCAGAGTTGTTTGTAAGTCGGAGCTACGGGAGCACATGTTGAAGTAGAGTTCATACAGACACTCTCAAAGGCATTTATACTCAGCATTTACAACTGCGGGAAAGACAGGAAAAAGGATGTGTCTAGACCCTTCCTTTTAGTATTTCCtgtgttttaatttaaatgttgtctttgaatatttaaatatccAATAGGTTTAAATATTGAATATGTTTTTCCCAGCTCTGTGGGTGTTTGGTTTTGAGGATGAGAAACTTTACTACAGAACAAAACCTTgcatttcctccatctttctgttCTGGATCTGAACTACTTTCAGTGCAAGCAAGCCAGCTAGTTTGATTTCTCTATTTCTACACAGAGCTCTCTAGGGGCACTGGCAGTATAAACAAAATGAGGGACAAAATAACTGTAATATGATCATATTATATTATGCTGTGTATGGAATAAAAATGTCCTTTTAAGATATTTACAAAAATGAGCAAAAGTGGAAGGCTCATGAGTGATCTGAAGAAATGTCAGACATCATGTGTCTACGGTTGAATTGCCTGATGGAGCTGTTTCTCTTCTCCGCACCTCTGTTTCCTCCTGTACTGTTGGACAATATAAATGTTCCTGTGGGTTCATAGACAATTTGTCACTCAACTGTCACCCGattaattatattatgatctcaaaaatgaaagaaagatttaaaaaacaaacaaacaaacaaacaaaaaaaccaggaaaacCCATGGTCCCATCCTAATGCAGGAAGTATAATTTCTAAGAAGCCTTACAGAGAGTTCTGTTTATTTAGCTATGTGGGTGCTTCTTGTCTGTATTTGAATTTGAAAGCTAGTAGTGTAGAAACAGATATCTAAATACCTTTCCATGTCTAAATGCTATTATTTTTACAGcaaagagaacacatgaaagAGATCCAATCTACAAGTTTAAAGGTTTGGCCAAGGACATGCTGGATGGAGTTTTTGATGACCTCAtggaaaagaatgttttaaatggaGATGAGTTACTCAAAATAGGGGAAAGTGCGAGTTTCATCCTGAACAAAACTGAGAACCTGGTTGAGAACTTCTTTGAGAAAACAGACATGGCAGGAAAAATACTTGCTGGCCACATTGCCAATTCCCGGGGACAGCTGAGTTTACGTGAGTAGTTCTGGAAATAATGCCATTCATCTCCTTTTCTACTTCGTACAAAACTTCTGTGTTTACTTCTATTCTTAAGGAAATCTAACCTCCCCACATCCCTTAAACTGTTGCTTATCTATTTGTTTAACAGATGAAAAAGGCCTAGATTCATCCAAACTACTTTTCTActccttaatattttatttttcccttaacAATTGCACCATTGATTATGTgcaaaataaatgacatttacatatacattatattattgtCTTTCCCTGTCCTAAAACAcaggtataagaaagcaagcctcaTTGGCTGCTTTATTCATGAAACATATTGATTATGTAAGAAATCACGCATGATAGATGGCAGGTATTCATCAAATATTTAGtcatcttgattttaaaaaagcagggttttttgttttgttttgttttgtattttattttttattagttattttatttgtttacatttcaaatgttgttccctcTCCCAGTTTTCCTTCTGCAAGTCTCCCAtcttatccccctccccctgcctctataaggatGCTctcctacctacccacccacacccatctcactaccctagcatccccctatgctggggcatcaagtcttcacaggaccaagggcctcccctcccattgatgccagataagggaatcctctgctacatctgcagctAAAGCCATGGGGTTCATCCATGCATaatctttggttgttggtttagtccctgggagttctgggagatCCAGTtagttgttgttcttcctatggggctacaatccccttcagcttcttcagtccttccctatctcttcccttggggtccttgtgctcagtctgatgctTGGTTGCAAGCATaatcatctgtattggtcagattcTGGCAGTGTCCCTCCTGTAACcattatgctaggttcctgtcagcatgtgcttcttagcatcagcaatagtgtctgggtttagtgtctgcagatgggatagatgcctaggtagggcagtctctagatggctttACTTTCATTCTCTGCCTCCCTATTTTCAGTCTTACTATATTTTCTTTGAagaggagcaattctgggttagaaTTTTTGAGAAGGATAGGTGGCCACATCCatcaactgggggctgtgcctatccactgaaTATGGTCACTATGAGTTCTATCTCCCCtgtgttggatatttcagctgtcatccctgttgggtcctgggaacctcttgctttcctggcatctggaactttctagtgccTACCCCAagtcccccatcccccactgctacacacctctgttcaatttcctgatcctctgtaccttctcccccatctcctccgaTACCTGTCCTTGACTCCTCTTTTCTTGTGATCTAAGCTTCTGGTCATATCATGGAGATTTTAGACTAATTCTCAGATATAGAATGTTGaatgagggagaggagaaggccaCTCTATTCTTTTAGATGTAGCTCAATTCCAGAGATGAAAATTTCATTGCTTTAatttctactgaaaaaaaaaaaacaaaataaacaaagaaaaaacccctAAATATGAAGTTTAATGGATCAATAATTTAGCTCTAAAAGAGCAAGTATTGTAAACTTTGTGTATGTAGCTGTCTCATTCATGTCTCAGGTTTTCTATTTTGATAGCACAGCATCAATCGCTGAAGAACAGTGGGTGTTTATGTACTGAATTAAATACTTAATACAAGGTGGCAAGTGGTCCTTGGTCTGCAGGTCCACGATTCTACTCCAGCAAGTGATAAAGAAATGTGTATCTTAAATTCTTGGCATTTTTGTCTGTGTTATTTTTGCTGTATAAAGAACAACTTTAATACAGTCAAGTATATTTTcgttctcagaaaaataaatgctattatAAGGAAACTCTGGGTACACACTTTCTCTAcatctttatttatataataatcacagaaaaaaatcttgtttcatAGAATCTGTGccttcagtattttttttttttttttggaaaaggcTAGCATGCCTATAAACAAACCTGAAGCTTGGAAACCAGATGGAACATCCATGCTTTAAAGAGCAACATAGGCATTTATCAGTGCTTTGAGAGGGTTTTCATGTACAAAGGGCCTAGAAATGTTGTTATATTCCTTCAAAAAATTTTTCTGTTAATATTGTTTCAGAATTTTCTGGTGATGAGGATGATGAACCTCAGAAAATATGTATACCTTCTTCTCCATCAGGTAATCACCAGTATCTGACAGACAGTGTAACTATTTGATCTCTACATTTATGTCCCAGGAAAGACTCAGGGAACTGTAGTATTCTACATTTTCATTCTCAGAAGAGACAGCAGTATATAACTACTGAGTTAGGTAGAGTCACTTGACACTGGAGACAGCCAGTTTTTGTTCATATCCAGTAGATGGCCACTCAGACCTGGCAAATGGACAACAGAATTTGGATTCAGGGGTCACtaataatacaatatataaaaaaaactagGACACAACACTAGAGGAATAGGAATggggaaacaagcaggagtttaAAAGAGATAGTGTTAAACCTGAAAATTGTGAGAGGAAAAGACCAAATCCACAATGTTCAGTTAAGCTGTCCTTTGGGGTGCAGCATGGACTGGCCAACCAGTTACCTCACCCTAGTTAGAGAGTTGACAGGGCAGCCCCTGCCAGCCTCCTGAGATCTTTTATGTAGGAGAGATGAGGTGTTCCCAAGGAATACAATCCAAGGGAAGGAACAAAATTAGGTAAGGGCCTAAATCATGTAAATGGGGTCACAAGTTTAGTGTAGgttgaaaaagatttttttttttaaatttacatcacacctaagaaacaagaaaaatatgaacTTATTTATTAACTATCTTAACTGAAAATAGAGCCCTTAGCTTACAGAGCATACTTTTCCTCTTTTGGTCCGAATAGTAGTAAAGGGCATGTTCACAATGCATGTATCAACATGTGGAACTTTATAAAAACATAAgccagaaaatatctttgaaACAGAATACTGATTatccttttctttgtttacttcagactctgaaaatgaaatgaaagacagCAAAGATGAGGCGCAAGATTTGTTAAAGCAGACATCGTCTTTATCTCTGATGAGTAATTTCACAAAACCCCCTGTTTCATGGGTCTTGTTtatcactggggggtgggggtcacaGGTTTCCTGAATTACTGCAGAGACCACTGCATAGGGTCTCAGAAACTCTGGGGTGTTTTCACCCTCCACCACTAGAAAGTCTTTCAAACCCTGGTTCTCAATTTCTTTTCAGAATCCAGGAGAGAAGtagaagatgaagaaatgaagataaaTGCTGGAGTGGCCCATGCATCACATCTAATGCTGACAGGTAATGTCTATCCCAGAGTTTATGGTGATATCATTTGAGAAAAAGTAAATTTTCAAAGCTTTCATGGGTTGTGGGACTAGGGTCACAGCCAAGAAGGCCATACAGCAGGACCATCACTATTGCTGACATATGCTGTAATAGCTTATGCTTTTAAATGATGTTAATAacatctttaaatttataaaatagtaaaagtttCAGAAATTACTAACACAAACAGGATGTAGTTAAGCATGTGTGTATACTGTATTAAAATTTGTtatgtacttatataaaaatatctaacaTGGTATGAGTCACATTCTTTGTGTTCACCAAAGAAACAGATGAACTACTGGGGCTTATTAAGGAATTACACTTGTCTAGAAAGGATAGCGATAATGTTTTAGGAATGttatattttcagaatttctgacaaactaaggaaaaaaaacctatgcattttttttatatttgtatgccTACACCATACACTAAGTGGAATACTGAATTTCTGTTCTCAATATTTGGTTTATATAGCAATAAGAGTGGTAGATCAAAACCCCCTCATTACCATTGAGTTTATAATTTAGTGAGTGGTGATATTTGTGTAAACACATAAGAAGTAGTGTAAATTTGTTTAACAGATAAAAGAAAGTGAACTAGACTAGGAAAGCAATTGCATATGTAAGGATGGGTTGAAGGTTGAGAATAGACAAGGAAGGGTATATGTTCAAATGTTTAGCCAATCCCACCGCCAATGAGGAGATATTGTAGAATATACTTCCAAGGTGCAAAGGAAATTTGTGCAAAACTGTATACCTGATACAGGAATGATCTTTCCATGTCACAAGTCCATATGTAAGGTTATAGTATGACAGGGAAGTAGGAAATTAAATGTGAAATAAGTAAAGCTGCTAAGTTCAAAGTCAGAGATGTGATGTGATGCCTATACCTTCTCAGTGGAAAAGGAACATACCATGgtaaatgtatatatgaatatgtgctcATTTGTGtgcgtgcatttgtgtgcatgacTGTGaatatgagtatgtgcatgtgtgtgaatgtatgcatacatgtgtgcatgcatgtgcatgtgtgtgtatgggtgcgtgtgtgtgtatatgtatgaatgtttgcataggtgtgttgtgtgcatgtgggcatgcATATGTGCTTGGGGGCTGGGGTGTTTCTCTCAAAACTGCTTTCATTGTCATTCCTTAAAGATTTGATTAAATATAGATCTACTGATCAGTCCAGTCATCTATGAGATTTAGCCAGTACCCAACACTTGACTGTGTTCCAAGCATGTGCAAAGAGTAGGAAATCCTTTGTGTGTAAGCTGCTTGCATATCAtaaatgagcaaaaaaaaaaaaaaaaaaaaaaaaaaaaaaagacaacagattTGTTGTAGAGCCAAACATTAAACTGATGTGCACTTCCTGTCTCTAGAATGTCCTGAAAGGCTATCCAAGGttagaaaatcaaaatatcaattgTTTAATTCTACTAAATGTTGTTTAACTTCCTTACAAAGTTTAGATCCCTAAGTTTATGTGATTCTAATGTGTTGAACCTGAAAGACTAGACAATGTTGCAAACACCACAAAAGCACAAAACTGTCagtaataaacagaaaacaaaaaagcaaaaacatcaaGACTTTTGCTTCAGTCGTTCATATATGAATTGGTTTTGACCTTTCATTAGTTTTCTGAGGAGCACCTGTGAGCACTCAAGAATGATGAACTTGGGGCCATAACATGTGTATGACTTATAGAGCAGTGTCAGTTCTttggttctgttttctctttcagctCCTCAGGGAATCCAGAGCTCAGAAGTCCAAGATACACTGAAGCTTTGTCCACGTGATCAGTTTTGTAAGATGAAGACAGAAAGGGCAAAAGAGGTGATGAGCTTTGGAAGCGGGGGATTGGAATTAGCCCTTTTAGGCTATACACACAGATTCCTTCAGATACGACAAAGAAAAGTGGACTTCATCTGACCAACTGGTGCTCTTCCTaaatttttctgacttttaaattttatctcaaAGTATGTCCTCAAGTCCACCCTACCACATAATCCAAACCATGCCACTAGACAAAATCAATACCTATTCAGACCCTAATATATGTTTTCAGTCTCACATTTCATCAGCAAAGCATAGCTCCATCAGCAACATTTCTGTTGTTCACAACAACTATTTTCATCTGCATTGTATTGATTTTAGAGGTATGGGCAGGTCCCTTTCTCAAATCTCCTGTGTTTGTTAACTGCAGATATATCCAGTGATGGAGAAAGAAGGACGAACACGTCTGGCCCTCATCATCTGCAACAAAAAGTTTGACTACCTTTTTGATCGAGATGATGCTGATACTGACATTTTGAACATGCGAGAACTACTTGAAAACCTTGGATACTCTGTGGTATTAAAAGAAAACCTTACAGCTCAGGTAATGTCCCCAGAGATAGGGGCAACCTTCCCTGTGCTTTTATCAAACTCTCTTTGGGTAGCAACAAGAACACACTATATTTGCTCCAGAACAGGATTCCTGAGTTTTGACCTTCTCCAAAGTATAGTCTCATAGAAAATATTCACAGAATGCCTTGcaatattattttaacaaaacaGGAGGTATTTCTTAAGTGATAGTCTGGGTGTTTCCATTAACTGGTATTCTAAGAGAGACATAAGCTCTGAGCCTTATGAAACTTGCATGACCCAGAGAATAAACACATCAGATTTTAACAGTTTCAGAACAAAATACCTAATCACTGAGAGTTATACAAAGGTTATGATCTCAGTTCTGTCCAAAGCAGCCTGGGCAGATTATTAAAGTATGTAAAACTTGATATTGtttgatgagaaaaaaatttcatatttccatttttttcaacaTAAACTTCTCTGTGGACCACTTCTTTTAATGAGAATTTTCCAAAACCTAATTGTAATAAAGTTAGTTTCAATTATAATCCATCtctcagtcttttaaaaaagtcCGAGATTTTCCTTAAAACCATAGACATGAAaagtgtgttaaaaaaaaaaaaagaaacaaaactaatgtACCATTTTCTGATGTGATGTAAAAATATAACTTATCTTACCTTTCTACTCTGCCTAAATTACTTGATTCCTAGAAATGTTTAGTGTTTGTGAACTTCCTCTATAACTCATATACAAACTTTATTTGGAGAATGCATTGGGACTGACTCTAGAGTCTTTTTAGGAAATGGAG
This window contains:
- the LOC116073421 gene encoding caspase-12 — protein: MAAKRTHERDPIYKFKGLAKDMLDGVFDDLMEKNVLNGDELLKIGESASFILNKTENLVENFFEKTDMAGKILAGHIANSRGQLSLQFSGDEDDEPQKICIPSSPSDSENEMKDSKDEAQDLLKQTSSLSLMKSRREVEDEEMKINAGVAHASHLMLTAPQGIQSSEVQDTLKLCPRDQFCKMKTERAKEIYPVMEKEGRTRLALIICNKKFDYLFDRDDADTDILNMRELLENLGYSVVLKENLTAQEMETELMQFAGRPEHQSSDSTFLVFMSHGILEGICGVKHRSKQPDVLHDDTIFTIFNNSNCRSLRNKPKILIMQACRGRHNGTIWVCTSKGIATADTDEERELRCKWNNTITKAHVETDFIAFKSSTPHNISWKLGKSGSLFISKLIDCFKKYCWCYHLEEVFRKVQHSFEVPGELTQMPTIERVSMTRYFYLFPGN